From Megalobrama amblycephala isolate DHTTF-2021 linkage group LG24, ASM1881202v1, whole genome shotgun sequence, the proteins below share one genomic window:
- the rbbp8l gene encoding RBBP8 N-terminal-like protein, with product MAVESFSELLQKLREVHEHELEVWQEKVLELTNKKNIDTKRMEELYNRNQQMREQQRILTENIKQLENRLRAGLCDRCTVTQDVAKKRQQEYENSQIQSLQHISLLVSEMNALKKENDRLREELKGLKDPSNRQNGHSEDTITAEVKMSPDTAAAAVTLLTSGLKSSQPPPGDATVPAATVKRETDNSPTDSLEKASEHKLMHSWSRAFSFESKGMLPTSSPVRWGTEHGTERRAASVDSVEHRHSPLSPLIPSPLSLLKNNPIFSSTASEERSSRQQIHAPVPYRPLPIKSGRLSIPWSLSESSDWVAAASSAVSSGIAVNPSQSPFSSSNILRFPKLVPPSGGLQSRMHCSTPAGLRPWSRRNLSEHAESREKKVTEAVAAPPQWRVSAAQSERIFGENLREEEEDAPLDLSDSGRSKSQEREKTHSQSDASSSLSSSPRAALSSSSQCPSSPQSDQQTADNNTQQEEAQERCKEQEEVKEGETSSAAETSFSSENKKLPSLTISLQPVVVMEPLKSGGQVTDTGSRPMEQEEKENNNLETSRKRPGQDTDAIFQRSLKERKIRLSRGPQGNHAAPDQR from the exons ATGGCTGTGGAGAGCTTCTCTGAGCTCCTGCAGAAACTGCGGGAGGTCCATGAGCATGAGTTAGAGG tGTGGCAGGAGAAAGTACTGGAGCTGACAAATAAAAAGAATAT CGATACGAAGCGCATGGAAGAACTTTACAACAGGAACCAGCAGATGAGAGAACAGCAGCGGATCCTCACCGAGAACATCAAACAGCTGGAGAACAG GTTGCGGGCCGGGTTGTGCGACAGGTGTACAGTCACTCAGGATGTGGCTAAAAAAAGACAACAGGAGTATGAAAACTCCCAGATCCAGAGTCTACAGCACATCTCTTTACTGG TGAGTGAGATGAACGCACTAAAGAAAGAGAACGACAGACTGAGAGAGGAGCTGAAGGGCTTGAAGGATCCCTCGAA TCGGCAGAATGGTCATTCAGAGGACACGATCACTGCAGAGGTCAAGATGTCACCTGACACAGCAGCGGCTGCAGTGACTCTACTGACCTCAGGGCTGAAGTCCAGCCAACCTCCACCAGGGGACGCCACTGTACCTGCAGCGACCGTCAAACGAGAGACGGACAACAGCCCAACTGACAGTCTGG AAAAAGCATCTGAACACAAACTCATGCACAGCTGGAGCAGGGCGTTTTCATTC GAATCTAAGGGCATGTTGCCCACCTCGAGCCCTGTGAGATGGGGGACCGAACACGGCACTGAAAGGAG agctgccagCGTGGACTCGGTGGAACACAGACACTCCCCTTTGTCTCCTCTCATCCCATCTCCTCTTAGTCTACTGAAGAACAATCCTATTTTTTCTTCTACTGCCTCTGAGGAACGTAGCAGCCGGCAACAAATCCACGCTCCCGTCCCCTACCGGCCGCTTCCGATCAAGAGCGGTCGTCTGTCCATCCCGTGGTCACTCTCTGAATCCTCTGACTGGGTGGCAGCGGCCAGCTCTGCTGTTAGTAGTGGAATAGCAGTTAATCCAAGCCAGAGCCCATTCTCAAGCTCAAACATTCTGCGTTTCCCTAAACTGGTCCCACCGAGCGGCGGCCTCCAGTCTCGCATGCACTGCTCAACACCTGCCGGCCTGCGGCCCTGGTCCCGCAGAAACCTCTCAGAGCATGCCGAGAGTAGAGAAAAGAAAGTGACGGAAGCCGTCGCAGCGCCGCCCCAGTGGAGGGTCTCGGCTGCGCAGTCGGAGAGGATCTTTGGAGAGAATTTaagagaggaggaagaggatgcACCGCTGGACCTGTCTGATTCAGGACGCTCAAAAagccaagagagagagaaaacgcACTCACAGAGCGATGCATCTTCGTCTTTGTCTTCCTCACCACGTGCTGCACTTTCATCGTCATCTCAATGTCCATCAAGCCCTCAAAGTGACCAGCAGACTGCAGATAATAATACACAG CAGGAGGAAGCACAAGAAAGATGTAAGGAACAGGAAGAGGTAAAGGAAGGTGAAACATCTTCAGCAGCTGAAACATCTTTCAGCTCAGAGAACAAGAAACTCCCATCACTAACCATTTCCCTCCAGCCAG TTGTGGTTATGGAGCCGCTTAAATCTGGAGGACAG GTCACTGATACTGGGAGCAGACCGATGGAGCAAGAGGAGAAGGAGAACAACAATCTTGAAACAAGCAGAAAAAGACCTGGGCAGGATACTGATG CTATTTTCCAGCGCTCGCTAAAGGAGAGGAAAATACGGCTGAGCAGAGGACCTCAAGGAAACCATGCAGCCCCAGATCAACGATGA